One Mycolicibacterium goodii genomic region harbors:
- a CDS encoding RNA polymerase sigma-70 factor, whose amino-acid sequence MADPAANPAWTDLSRAEEVFTRVRPRLFGVAYRMTGTVTEAEDAVQETWLRWQDTDRAAVTDPAAFLTTIVTRICLNVLQSARARHETYIGPWLPEPVDTTADPALGAERAAALELATLMLLERLAPPERAAYILREAFDYPYEQIAETVGVSAPNARQLVSRARKRLTTRRVAPVTDADQDRLLRAFVAAARSGDLDALEEILAEDVVSYTDGNGVRNAAQIPVLGRATVAKFVRAFRPRLWPGAALRWITANGRSAVLVLHNDSPAAFLTVAASADGIDHVLWVLAPEKLSRIGATPER is encoded by the coding sequence ATGGCAGATCCGGCGGCGAATCCGGCATGGACGGATCTCTCCCGGGCCGAGGAGGTCTTCACCCGCGTGCGGCCGCGCCTGTTCGGCGTCGCCTACCGGATGACGGGCACGGTCACCGAGGCCGAGGATGCCGTGCAGGAGACGTGGTTACGGTGGCAGGACACCGACCGTGCCGCGGTCACCGACCCGGCGGCGTTCCTGACGACGATCGTGACGCGGATCTGCCTCAACGTGCTGCAGTCCGCGCGGGCGCGCCACGAAACCTACATCGGCCCGTGGCTTCCCGAACCGGTCGACACCACCGCCGACCCGGCGTTGGGCGCCGAGCGCGCTGCGGCGCTCGAACTCGCCACCTTGATGCTGCTGGAACGGCTTGCACCACCGGAACGTGCCGCCTACATCCTGCGGGAGGCGTTCGACTACCCGTATGAACAGATCGCCGAGACGGTCGGGGTGTCGGCGCCCAACGCCAGGCAACTCGTGAGCCGTGCACGCAAGCGCCTCACGACGCGGCGCGTGGCACCGGTGACCGACGCGGATCAGGACCGCCTGCTGCGGGCGTTCGTCGCAGCGGCGCGAAGCGGTGACCTCGACGCACTCGAAGAGATCCTCGCCGAGGACGTTGTGAGTTACACCGACGGCAACGGAGTGCGAAACGCGGCACAGATCCCCGTCCTCGGCCGCGCGACGGTCGCCAAGTTCGTCCGCGCTTTCCGCCCCCGGCTGTGGCCGGGCGCCGCGTTGCGGTGGATCACCGCGAACGGCCGCTCAGCGGTGTTGGTCCTCCACAACGATTCTCCTGCAGCGTTTCTCACGGTGGCCGCCTCGGCGGATGGGATCGACCACGTGTTGTGGGTGCTCGCGCCCGAGAAGTTGTCGAGGATCGGAGCGACGCCCGAACGGTGA